A region from the Microvirgula aerodenitrificans DSM 15089 genome encodes:
- a CDS encoding carbon-nitrogen hydrolase family protein: MNTPITVAAVQMVSGTDPDANLATARTLVLDAAARGARLVVLPEYFVLMGMSDRDKLAIAETPGDGPLQAATAAIARDAGVWLIAGTLPLRADVADKVRNTTLVFDPAGVCRARYDKIHLFGFSGLGERYSESDTIDPGSTPVVVDTVIGRVGLSVCYDLRFPELYRGFGEIAAFALPAAFTAVTGEAHWEPLIRARAIENQCYAIASAQGGTHPSGRKTHGHSMIVDPWGKVLAELAQGEGVITADLDPAYMASVRTRLPALRHRVL; this comes from the coding sequence ATGAACACACCGATAACGGTTGCTGCGGTCCAGATGGTGTCCGGTACCGATCCGGATGCCAACCTCGCCACCGCCCGCACGCTGGTGCTCGACGCCGCGGCCCGCGGCGCCAGGCTGGTGGTGCTGCCGGAATACTTTGTGCTGATGGGCATGAGCGATCGCGACAAGCTGGCGATCGCCGAGACCCCCGGCGACGGGCCGCTGCAGGCCGCCACCGCCGCCATCGCGCGCGATGCCGGCGTATGGCTGATTGCCGGCACCCTGCCGCTGCGCGCCGACGTGGCCGACAAGGTGCGCAACACCACACTGGTTTTCGATCCGGCCGGTGTCTGCCGTGCGCGTTACGACAAGATCCACCTGTTCGGTTTTTCCGGGCTGGGCGAGCGCTACAGCGAATCCGACACCATCGATCCCGGCAGTACGCCAGTGGTGGTCGATACCGTCATCGGCCGGGTCGGCCTCAGCGTCTGCTACGACCTGCGCTTCCCCGAGCTGTACCGGGGCTTCGGCGAGATCGCCGCCTTCGCGCTGCCGGCCGCCTTTACCGCCGTGACCGGCGAGGCGCACTGGGAGCCGCTGATCCGCGCCCGCGCGATCGAGAACCAGTGCTATGCGATCGCCAGCGCCCAGGGCGGCACCCACCCGAGCGGACGCAAGACCCACGGTCACAGCATGATCGTCGATCCGTGGGGCAAGGTACTGGCCGAACTGGCGCAGGGCGAGGGCGTGATTACCGCCGACCTCGACCCGGCCTACATGGCATCGGTGCGCACCCGCCTGCCGGCGCTGAGGCACCGGGTGCTGTGA